A window of Lentibacillus sp. Marseille-P4043 contains these coding sequences:
- the phoU gene encoding phosphate signaling complex protein PhoU produces MAPREQFEMELNKMKDRIIELAKGAENLLMEAVDGLYNQDVKKANQVAIDDKRLDKLDKKINDEAILLIAKQQPVATDLRRLIVAIRISSDLERMADNAKNIAKATIHLGEDHGIEINPVLNEMKKKAIDMIDLTIKAYENEDITLARKLANMDDLVDNMYGEVVREMLEETAANSRKVQHIMQVAFSARYIERIADHATNVGESIIYLVKGESFELN; encoded by the coding sequence ATGGCTCCAAGAGAACAATTTGAAATGGAATTAAATAAAATGAAAGACAGGATTATTGAGCTTGCAAAGGGTGCTGAAAACTTATTAATGGAAGCTGTGGATGGCTTATATAATCAAGACGTAAAAAAGGCCAATCAAGTGGCGATAGATGATAAACGGCTAGATAAATTAGATAAAAAAATCAATGATGAAGCAATACTTCTGATTGCTAAGCAACAACCAGTAGCAACAGATTTGAGAAGATTGATTGTGGCTATCCGTATTTCATCTGATTTAGAACGGATGGCTGATAATGCAAAAAATATTGCCAAGGCAACGATACACCTTGGTGAAGATCATGGTATCGAAATTAACCCTGTATTAAATGAGATGAAAAAGAAAGCTATTGATATGATTGACTTAACAATCAAGGCTTATGAAAATGAGGATATTACGTTGGCACGGAAGTTAGCAAATATGGATGATTTAGTTGATAATATGTATGGCGAAGTGGTTAGAGAGATGTTAGAAGAAACAGCCGCTAATTCACGAAAAGTTCAGCATATTATGCAGGTGGCTTTTAGTGCAAGATATATTGAACGAATTGCTGATCATGCAACTAATGTTGGTGAAAGTATTATATATCTTGTTAAAGGTGAGTCCTTTGAGTTGAATTAA
- a CDS encoding sulfurtransferase TusA family protein, with the protein MGITVNEIVDAKGLACPMPIVRTKKAITNLEPGQVMEVQATDKGSTADMKAWAENTGHQYLGTVEDGDVLKHYLRKASDEETKEETRHESVTDLEELHNKIEEGTSIFILDVREPAEFVFGHIPSAVNIPLGELEDRLNEITKDKEIHVICRTGNRSDLAAQKLTKKGFNNVKNVVPGMAKWDGPTERNY; encoded by the coding sequence ATGGGTATTACAGTAAATGAAATAGTTGATGCAAAAGGATTAGCTTGTCCAATGCCAATTGTTCGAACAAAAAAAGCTATAACAAACTTGGAACCTGGTCAAGTTATGGAAGTCCAAGCAACCGATAAAGGATCGACCGCAGATATGAAGGCATGGGCAGAGAATACAGGACATCAATACCTTGGAACTGTTGAAGATGGTGATGTTTTAAAGCATTATTTGCGAAAAGCAAGTGATGAAGAAACAAAAGAAGAAACGAGACATGAAAGTGTTACTGATTTGGAAGAACTTCACAACAAAATAGAAGAAGGAACATCTATTTTCATTCTCGATGTTCGAGAACCAGCTGAATTTGTTTTTGGTCATATACCTAGCGCGGTAAATATACCCCTTGGGGAACTAGAAGACCGATTGAATGAAATTACCAAAGATAAGGAAATACATGTCATTTGCCGTACGGGGAATCGCAGTGATTTAGCTGCACAAAAGCTGACTAAAAAGGGCTTTAACAATGTAAAGAATGTTGTACCTGGAATGGCTAAATGGGATGGACCAACAGAAAGAAATTACTAA
- a CDS encoding metal-sensitive transcriptional regulator — MEYDAQMKNRMKRIEGQVRGLLKMMEEEKECRDVVTQMSAVRSAIDRTAALIVSKNLEQCIREEKQAGESSEDLIKEAVNLLVRSR, encoded by the coding sequence ATGGAATACGATGCCCAAATGAAAAACAGAATGAAACGGATAGAAGGGCAAGTTAGAGGATTGTTAAAAATGATGGAAGAAGAAAAGGAATGTCGGGATGTTGTGACCCAAATGTCTGCTGTGAGGAGTGCAATTGATCGCACTGCTGCATTAATTGTCAGTAAGAACCTAGAACAATGTATTCGCGAAGAAAAACAAGCTGGCGAAAGTTCTGAGGACCTCATCAAAGAAGCGGTTAATTTACTTGTTAGAAGCAGGTAA
- a CDS encoding rhodanese-like domain-containing protein: protein MREITAKELANKLNTGKSVNIIDVREDEEVAQGKIPGAHHIPLGQLPDRLDEIDKNQHYYMVCRSGGRSGRASAFLHDQGYDVTNMAGGMLDWEDDVEK, encoded by the coding sequence ATGAGGGAAATTACAGCAAAGGAATTGGCAAACAAATTAAATACAGGAAAGAGCGTAAACATTATCGATGTCCGAGAAGATGAAGAAGTGGCCCAAGGTAAAATCCCAGGTGCTCACCATATCCCATTAGGTCAACTCCCTGATCGTCTAGATGAAATTGATAAAAATCAACATTATTACATGGTATGTCGTTCAGGAGGAAGAAGTGGAAGGGCATCTGCATTTTTACATGATCAAGGTTATGACGTAACCAATATGGCGGGCGGCATGCTTGATTGGGAAGATGACGTAGAAAAATAG